Proteins from one Desulfonema limicola genomic window:
- a CDS encoding AMP-binding protein yields the protein MHDFNIYDIFKRNASLYPHSKALVFEGLYLTCDELLQQVNGLAESFEEQGIGKGDRIAILAHNNYQFFILFGAASALGAVLVPLNWRLSENEIQYILEDSSPKILVADDHMGEELRKNVKIKMPEMEVIDIDSENPDNFFMDDLINPESDFVQTEFVGTDDPFCIIYTAAVQGKPRGAVLSHGNFIFGNMQTIAEMGLTCDDVYLNMLPLFHITGLNLALSVMHAGGKNVIIEKFDEKLTIEQTEKEKVSLWGSFPPILSRILAELDNTKADISSLRQVLGIDSPENIELFEKKTGAVFWILYGQTETSGLAAFSPSSKKPGSAGTPGLLTKVKIVDENNNQVPAGQTGEIAVQGPLVFQGFWNQGKPDKKTIKGSWHYTGDTGAMDEESFLWFKGRKPEKELIKPGGENVYPAEVEAVILEHPAVADVSVIGVPDPKFGEGIKAVCLLHPGKSLKPGELSEFVASKIARYKKPGYVEFVKQIPKKPDGQTDRDKVKELYGK from the coding sequence ATGCATGACTTTAATATTTACGACATTTTTAAGAGAAATGCCAGTTTATATCCCCATTCAAAAGCCCTGGTTTTTGAGGGCTTATACCTGACTTGTGATGAACTTTTGCAGCAGGTTAATGGTCTGGCTGAAAGTTTTGAAGAACAGGGTATTGGCAAAGGGGACAGGATTGCAATCCTGGCTCATAATAATTATCAATTTTTTATTTTATTTGGAGCAGCATCTGCTCTTGGTGCTGTTCTTGTTCCTTTAAACTGGCGGCTTTCAGAAAATGAAATTCAATATATTCTTGAAGATTCAAGCCCTAAAATCCTTGTTGCAGACGATCACATGGGAGAGGAACTCAGGAAAAATGTTAAAATTAAAATGCCTGAAATGGAAGTAATAGATATTGATTCTGAAAATCCAGATAATTTTTTTATGGATGATTTGATAAACCCTGAATCAGATTTTGTTCAGACTGAATTTGTTGGAACAGATGATCCTTTTTGCATTATTTATACTGCTGCTGTGCAGGGGAAACCCCGGGGAGCGGTTTTAAGTCATGGAAATTTTATTTTTGGAAACATGCAGACCATTGCTGAGATGGGTTTGACCTGTGATGATGTTTATTTGAACATGCTTCCATTATTTCATATAACAGGGCTGAATCTGGCTTTGTCAGTCATGCATGCCGGGGGTAAAAATGTTATTATTGAAAAATTTGATGAAAAACTGACCATTGAGCAGACTGAAAAGGAAAAGGTTTCATTGTGGGGCAGTTTTCCGCCCATTCTTTCACGTATTCTTGCAGAACTTGATAATACAAAGGCTGATATATCCAGCCTGCGCCAGGTACTGGGAATTGACAGCCCTGAAAATATAGAGCTTTTTGAAAAGAAAACAGGAGCAGTTTTCTGGATATTATACGGCCAGACCGAAACATCGGGACTGGCAGCATTTTCTCCATCTTCTAAAAAACCAGGTTCTGCCGGAACCCCCGGACTTTTGACAAAGGTGAAAATTGTTGATGAAAATAACAACCAGGTTCCTGCCGGGCAGACAGGGGAGATCGCTGTTCAGGGGCCTTTGGTGTTTCAAGGATTTTGGAACCAGGGAAAACCTGATAAAAAAACAATAAAAGGCTCATGGCATTATACAGGGGATACAGGGGCAATGGATGAAGAATCCTTTCTCTGGTTTAAGGGACGAAAACCTGAAAAGGAATTAATCAAGCCTGGAGGAGAAAATGTTTATCCTGCCGAGGTTGAGGCTGTTATCCTGGAACATCCTGCTGTTGCAGATGTTTCAGTTATCGGGGTGCCTGATCCAAAATTCGGTGAAGGAATAAAGGCAGTGTGTTTACTTCATCCAGGAAAGTCTTTGAAACCTGGAGAACTTTCAGAATTTGTGGCTTCAAAGATTGCCAGGTATAAAAAACCCGGTTATGTTGAATTTGTCAAGCAGATTCCTAAAAAACCAGATGGTCAAACAGACAGGGACAAGGTTAAGGAAT